From Zavarzinella sp., one genomic window encodes:
- a CDS encoding PQQ-binding-like beta-propeller repeat protein, protein MKYGLWIALWSLCATHVSAEDWSQWLGNHRDGVYREKELLQVFPKEGPKVSWKIPCGMGYSGPSVAHGKVFFTDRQLAQKAANPANPFAVSGIQGNERIRCLEETTGKVLWEHEYPCEYRISYPAGPRATPTITEKHVFSLGAMGDFFCYEIKTGKILWEKHFLKDFNASLPFWGFSAHPLAYNDTVICLAGGAQGKTVVAFDAATGKEKWSALNVGDPGYATPIIIELQGKPQLIIWTPKAIYGLEPASGKKIWSFDWTINSSLTAVVPRFVENRYLFFSAFYNGSLLLDVSGDQPKVVWKSKSKNNGSSVMPNNTLDLHSIMCTPWIADGNIYGVCSYGELRCLDLLTGERKWFTHEPTSGKSLRWGHAFIIPTTEGFSYIFNEQGQLITCHFSPKEYKEISRATILKPTNKMATGRPVVWTHPAFANHHMIVRNDEEIIRISLQK, encoded by the coding sequence ATGAAATATGGACTATGGATTGCCTTGTGGTCGCTTTGTGCAACACACGTATCTGCAGAAGACTGGTCCCAGTGGCTTGGTAATCATCGTGATGGTGTGTACCGTGAAAAAGAATTATTACAGGTTTTTCCGAAAGAGGGCCCGAAAGTAAGCTGGAAGATACCTTGTGGTATGGGATATTCTGGGCCGTCTGTTGCTCATGGCAAAGTATTCTTCACCGATCGCCAATTGGCCCAAAAAGCAGCCAATCCTGCCAATCCATTTGCGGTTTCTGGTATTCAGGGAAATGAACGGATCCGTTGCCTCGAAGAAACTACTGGTAAAGTATTGTGGGAACACGAATATCCCTGTGAATATCGAATCAGTTATCCTGCAGGCCCACGTGCGACACCCACAATTACGGAAAAACACGTCTTTTCACTGGGTGCGATGGGGGACTTCTTTTGCTATGAAATCAAAACAGGCAAAATTCTGTGGGAAAAACATTTCTTAAAAGATTTTAATGCCTCGCTGCCTTTCTGGGGATTCTCAGCCCACCCTCTGGCATATAACGATACTGTTATATGCCTCGCAGGTGGGGCACAAGGCAAAACAGTTGTTGCTTTTGATGCCGCGACCGGAAAGGAAAAGTGGTCTGCGTTGAACGTGGGTGACCCTGGTTATGCAACTCCAATAATTATCGAATTGCAAGGGAAACCGCAACTGATTATCTGGACACCCAAAGCGATTTATGGCCTGGAACCTGCCAGCGGCAAGAAAATCTGGTCATTCGACTGGACAATCAATTCCAGCTTAACTGCCGTGGTGCCACGTTTTGTCGAAAATCGCTACCTCTTTTTCAGTGCGTTCTACAACGGGTCTTTGCTGCTCGACGTTTCTGGCGACCAACCGAAAGTGGTCTGGAAAAGTAAAAGCAAGAACAATGGTTCTTCGGTAATGCCAAACAATACGCTCGATCTACACAGCATTATGTGCACCCCCTGGATTGCCGACGGAAATATTTACGGGGTATGTAGTTACGGCGAATTGCGCTGTCTTGATCTGCTGACAGGAGAGCGAAAATGGTTTACCCACGAACCGACCAGTGGTAAGTCATTACGCTGGGGGCATGCGTTTATCATTCCGACCACGGAAGGGTTTTCCTACATCTTCAATGAACAAGGCCAATTAATAACCTGTCATTTTTCCCCCAAAGAATATAAGGAAATATCGCGGGCGACGATTTTGAAGCCAACGAACAAAATGGCTACCGGCCGACCTGTAGTTTGGACGCACCCCGCTTTTGCAAATCACCATATGATCGTGCGAAATGATGAAGAAATCATCCGGATTTCCTTACAAAAGTAA
- the truB gene encoding tRNA pseudouridine(55) synthase TruB has protein sequence MEKIHGMLVINKQLGVTSRDAVNEIQDLLPRKTKIGHAGTLDPLASGVLVIGIGFGTKLVEFVQAQPKIYEANVRLGWTSVTDDAEGPLEQNPVINPPTIETIQCHLNQFVGNIEQIPPLYSAVHTQGKRAYQLARRGQTVELSPRSVVVHAIEIVHYEWPHLKLLITCGKGTYIRSIARDLGKILGTGGYLAALQRTKVGSYALKNAAPRCDSLADVIANLLPLSTALTTFPSLQIKEADVVGFCQGKFLPYSHPNAAIVVVLKQDGNLLGLASSENGLLKPDKVFHQNTQ, from the coding sequence ATGGAAAAAATACACGGAATGTTGGTCATCAACAAGCAGTTGGGGGTTACATCCCGTGATGCTGTTAATGAAATTCAGGATTTATTGCCCAGAAAAACCAAAATTGGCCACGCAGGTACCCTGGATCCATTAGCAAGTGGTGTATTGGTGATTGGTATAGGATTCGGCACGAAATTGGTCGAATTTGTCCAGGCGCAACCAAAAATCTATGAGGCAAATGTCCGCCTGGGTTGGACCAGTGTTACTGATGATGCGGAAGGCCCGCTGGAACAAAATCCGGTGATAAATCCACCTACGATAGAAACGATCCAGTGCCATCTGAATCAATTTGTGGGCAATATTGAACAGATCCCCCCACTATATTCTGCTGTCCACACGCAAGGAAAACGAGCATACCAGCTCGCCCGACGTGGGCAAACTGTTGAATTGTCCCCACGTTCGGTGGTGGTTCATGCGATTGAAATCGTGCATTACGAATGGCCCCACTTGAAATTGCTAATCACTTGTGGGAAAGGGACTTACATTCGTTCCATCGCACGTGATCTGGGAAAAATCCTGGGGACTGGCGGCTATCTTGCAGCACTGCAACGCACCAAGGTGGGGTCATACGCATTAAAAAACGCTGCACCACGATGTGACAGTTTGGCAGATGTCATTGCAAATTTGTTACCATTATCCACGGCTCTCACTACTTTTCCCAGTTTGCAAATCAAAGAAGCAGACGTGGTTGGATTTTGTCAGGGCAAGTTTCTGCCTTATTCCCATCCAAATGCTGCAATAGTGGTTGTTTTGAAACAAGATGGAAATCTGCTTGGTCTTGCCAGTTCAGAAAATGGCCTTTTGAAACCAGACAAAGTATTTCACCAAAACACTCAATAG
- a CDS encoding HAD-IA family hydrolase, protein MLPNTIQCVYFDAVGTLLLPKESVMEVYWQTGRKYGSQKTLDQVRTSFFPLFHLQESFDQQNSWQTSEVRERDRWQQIIRGIFDDIDTDDCFQELWDYFAAPEHWKLDEDTQNVFDFCAQRGLRVGIASNFDERLFRICGHFPELLACEERICSSSRLGIRKPAPQFFDFIQNQVGLNRNQIAYVGDDFFNDYAPSHEAGFFAVLKTDQRQSEFRTIARLLELVETE, encoded by the coding sequence ATGTTACCAAATACAATTCAATGCGTTTATTTCGACGCAGTAGGCACACTGCTGCTTCCCAAAGAATCCGTAATGGAAGTTTATTGGCAAACTGGCCGCAAGTATGGCTCTCAAAAGACTTTAGATCAAGTACGTACCAGCTTTTTTCCGCTGTTTCATCTTCAGGAATCGTTCGATCAGCAGAATTCCTGGCAAACCAGCGAAGTGCGGGAAAGAGACCGCTGGCAACAGATCATTCGTGGAATTTTCGACGACATTGATACAGATGACTGTTTTCAGGAGCTTTGGGACTATTTTGCGGCACCTGAGCACTGGAAACTAGATGAAGATACCCAAAATGTCTTCGATTTTTGCGCCCAACGCGGGCTGAGAGTGGGGATTGCCTCGAATTTTGATGAGCGACTTTTCAGAATTTGCGGGCATTTTCCCGAGTTACTCGCCTGTGAAGAGAGAATTTGTTCCAGCTCTCGATTGGGAATACGGAAGCCTGCCCCACAGTTTTTTGATTTTATCCAGAATCAGGTGGGCTTGAATAGAAATCAAATTGCCTATGTGGGCGATGATTTTTTTAATGATTACGCACCTTCACATGAAGCAGGCTTCTTTGCGGTACTGAAAACCGATCAACGACAATCAGAATTCCGGACAATTGCAAGACTTCTGGAATTAGTCGAAACTGAATGA
- a CDS encoding Gfo/Idh/MocA family oxidoreductase, whose product MIRFGLLDFDTSHAVEFTRRLNQVGVAEDQWVKGGQVVIGCPGESKLSPERIPGFTDTMKSYKVPLVEKPEDMIGKVDVMLIEAVDGSVHFDRAKPFLEAGIPCFIDKPFTCSVADAKKIIELAQKKKLPIFSSSSLRFAPELTESLAGLKPTDIHGAVVHGPASQHDRNPGLFHYGIHAVEMLYTIMGTGCMRVVTTTDKNCDLVTGHWKDGRIGTVRGIRAGSSSFGALLFQSKANQYVPVKTTYIYRELLKQIVQTFETGKPPIPIEETLEIVAFIEAANKSGNNHGMQTEVVI is encoded by the coding sequence ATGATTCGCTTTGGCTTGCTGGATTTTGATACTTCCCACGCAGTGGAATTTACCAGACGCCTCAACCAGGTGGGTGTCGCAGAGGACCAATGGGTGAAAGGTGGCCAGGTAGTCATTGGCTGCCCGGGTGAATCGAAACTGTCACCTGAAAGAATTCCTGGCTTTACAGACACAATGAAATCTTACAAAGTGCCTTTGGTAGAAAAACCCGAAGACATGATCGGCAAAGTGGATGTGATGCTGATCGAAGCAGTGGATGGCAGTGTGCACTTTGATCGCGCGAAACCATTTCTGGAAGCTGGGATTCCCTGTTTCATCGATAAGCCATTTACGTGTTCTGTGGCAGATGCCAAAAAGATCATTGAACTGGCCCAGAAAAAAAAGCTGCCGATCTTTTCATCTTCTTCGTTGCGATTTGCTCCAGAACTGACGGAGTCTCTGGCAGGTTTGAAGCCCACAGATATTCACGGTGCGGTGGTCCACGGTCCTGCTTCTCAGCATGATCGAAACCCTGGGCTGTTTCATTATGGCATCCATGCGGTTGAAATGCTCTACACAATTATGGGTACCGGTTGCATGCGTGTCGTAACCACCACTGACAAAAATTGCGACCTGGTAACTGGGCATTGGAAAGATGGCCGCATCGGCACTGTTCGTGGCATCCGTGCGGGTTCCAGCAGCTTTGGTGCCCTGCTCTTTCAATCGAAAGCAAACCAATATGTACCTGTAAAAACGACATATATCTACCGCGAATTGTTAAAGCAGATTGTTCAAACATTTGAAACAGGCAAGCCACCAATCCCAATTGAAGAAACTTTGGAAATTGTGGCATTTATTGAAGCTGCAAATAAAAGTGGCAACAACCACGGCATGCAAACCGAAGTAGTTATATAG
- a CDS encoding S8 family serine peptidase: protein MHTQDDTALPTSVFQDLIAGIHPDRILTQPTANGEAIRVAVVDSGVDTEVLQQKHPQMKVVAGGIFRPNEPQPFPFLGKQSSPHGTTVADILLRIAPAISLYSADVFGNTGTTDIDTLLHALEYILEKWPCQIINLSLGVSEARLIQPAKRQQFARLIERAYYQGISVFAAAHNEHPLVKSYPAVFGTALISVDKGLFPTPLQFGYNVGDTIEFRAHGRGYLGPFSREPTTSWATPHLAGIAARILSMKPDLKPFELKTILYWLCQHWNNRCTQE from the coding sequence ATGCATACGCAGGATGATACGGCATTGCCCACGAGTGTGTTTCAGGATTTGATCGCCGGGATTCATCCTGATCGAATTTTGACTCAACCAACAGCAAACGGCGAAGCGATTCGCGTTGCAGTCGTGGACAGTGGTGTCGATACGGAAGTGTTGCAACAGAAACACCCCCAGATGAAAGTGGTAGCAGGTGGGATTTTTCGCCCAAACGAGCCACAGCCATTCCCATTTTTGGGTAAGCAGTCTTCCCCTCATGGCACAACAGTAGCAGATATTCTATTGCGTATTGCACCAGCTATTTCTCTTTACAGCGCGGACGTTTTTGGCAATACAGGCACTACAGACATTGACACGTTATTGCATGCATTGGAATACATTCTGGAAAAGTGGCCGTGCCAGATCATTAACCTGTCTTTGGGAGTTTCCGAAGCAAGGCTGATCCAGCCAGCCAAAAGGCAACAATTTGCCCGTTTAATTGAGCGAGCGTACTACCAGGGTATTTCTGTGTTTGCTGCCGCTCACAACGAACACCCACTGGTAAAAAGTTATCCTGCGGTATTTGGCACCGCTTTAATTTCTGTTGATAAGGGATTGTTTCCTACGCCGTTACAATTTGGTTACAATGTGGGCGATACCATCGAATTTCGAGCACACGGTCGTGGTTACCTGGGGCCATTTTCTCGCGAACCAACCACAAGCTGGGCGACACCCCACCTTGCAGGGATTGCGGCACGGATTTTATCGATGAAGCCCGATTTGAAACCATTTGAATTAAAGACCATCCTCTATTGGTTGTGCCAGCACTGGAACAATCGCTGCACCCAGGAATGA
- a CDS encoding response regulator: protein MAETVLIVDDEESVRKTLFEWLNASQWNIDILVASDAESALVLANEQTIDLAILDWNLGSGSDGLQLLEDLFEFQPDIVAILVTGFAHQATPLDALRMGVRDYLDKNQDLNRDSFLAAVEKQLRKIVPAKNYRLFHEQLRNFRDAVQELIPLVEKSNRLSSHVGLPEIVPNALGFAKYLIPCEQLVMLILEQAGNRLEVVAYQIDGSHVEVTPELFPHSMAAMALSIGKSTLASNYHDELLGMKLLPFEVAHRHALLVPMIIGNHHTGVLQFLRSDKSFDSSAENLSNLLGNIVCDIMRMIFEDKNIRERLLEAINRALQESGRIDIQPQSTTESSAAYQRLQVGAKLISDLPGSSESELELLDELRQLNLRHGDIAIQHALASIQLVRKLLDAYAG from the coding sequence ATGGCTGAAACTGTTTTAATTGTGGATGATGAAGAGAGTGTCCGCAAAACACTGTTTGAGTGGCTCAACGCTTCACAGTGGAACATCGACATTCTGGTAGCATCCGATGCCGAATCTGCCTTGGTGCTGGCCAATGAACAGACCATTGACCTCGCAATACTGGATTGGAATCTGGGCAGTGGGTCCGATGGTCTGCAATTATTGGAAGATCTGTTTGAATTTCAACCCGATATCGTGGCAATTCTGGTAACAGGATTTGCCCACCAGGCGACGCCTTTAGATGCACTTCGGATGGGCGTTAGGGATTATCTGGATAAAAATCAGGATCTCAACAGGGATAGTTTTCTGGCAGCTGTTGAAAAACAACTTCGCAAAATTGTTCCAGCAAAAAATTATCGGCTTTTTCATGAACAATTACGTAATTTCCGTGATGCAGTGCAGGAATTGATTCCCCTGGTCGAAAAATCCAATCGCTTGTCATCCCATGTAGGATTGCCGGAAATCGTTCCCAACGCGCTGGGATTTGCAAAGTACTTGATTCCCTGCGAACAATTGGTGATGTTAATTCTTGAGCAGGCGGGGAATCGTCTGGAAGTGGTGGCTTATCAGATCGATGGTAGTCATGTGGAGGTTACGCCGGAATTATTCCCACATTCGATGGCCGCAATGGCATTAAGCATTGGTAAAAGTACGCTGGCTTCAAACTACCACGATGAATTACTGGGAATGAAATTATTGCCATTTGAAGTGGCTCATCGGCATGCATTGCTGGTGCCAATGATTATTGGCAATCACCATACAGGGGTTCTGCAGTTTTTACGAAGCGACAAATCGTTTGATTCTTCAGCCGAAAACTTATCGAATCTGCTTGGAAACATCGTCTGTGATATCATGCGGATGATTTTTGAAGACAAGAATATTCGCGAAAGGCTGTTGGAGGCGATCAATCGAGCTTTACAGGAAAGTGGCCGTATCGATATCCAGCCACAATCGACAACAGAATCCTCCGCAGCATATCAACGCCTGCAAGTGGGAGCGAAGTTGATTTCTGATTTACCAGGAAGCAGTGAAAGCGAACTAGAATTATTAGATGAGTTGCGGCAGTTAAATCTTCGGCATGGCGACATTGCGATCCAGCACGCACTGGCATCTATTCAATTGGTCAGGAAGCTACTCGATGCATACGCAGGATGA
- a CDS encoding pyridoxamine 5'-phosphate oxidase family protein, producing MNLPENFLQTPDCTFNTIHSLLEGAALPGKPFHWLTFATTNQSGAPNQRMVVIRKYDNIANKLYFHTDMRSDKVQELSAQPQTHLLGFDPALQLQLRIKAKSELEHNPAICDEIWQLAVETNQLAYSQHVVPGTGLTAHLMLEEFVVDPHRARGHFAIVSSQIQQIDLLWLLPGGHRRCFVALAQSGEMEMKLVAP from the coding sequence ATGAATTTGCCTGAAAACTTTTTGCAAACACCTGATTGCACCTTTAACACAATTCATTCCTTGCTGGAAGGTGCGGCACTGCCAGGGAAACCGTTCCACTGGTTAACATTTGCTACAACAAATCAGAGTGGGGCACCAAATCAGCGAATGGTAGTAATTCGTAAGTATGACAATATTGCGAATAAACTATATTTTCATACAGACATGCGTTCTGATAAAGTTCAGGAACTTTCCGCCCAGCCGCAAACGCACCTGCTGGGATTTGATCCCGCACTCCAGTTGCAGCTTCGCATCAAAGCTAAGTCAGAGTTGGAGCATAATCCCGCCATATGCGATGAAATCTGGCAACTTGCGGTAGAAACAAACCAACTCGCATACTCGCAACATGTGGTGCCCGGTACGGGATTGACAGCACATTTGATGTTGGAAGAATTTGTTGTTGATCCTCACCGTGCACGTGGGCATTTTGCAATCGTTTCTTCACAAATTCAGCAAATTGACTTACTTTGGCTACTCCCAGGTGGGCATCGCAGGTGCTTCGTTGCGTTAGCTCAATCTGGAGAAATGGAAATGAAACTGGTAGCACCGTGA
- a CDS encoding FtsX-like permease family protein, which yields MNQTRFVLNNLRYHWQLSLALCLGTFVCAAVISGSLFVGDSLKTSLKNRVYQQLNNTQYSWMGGRFINEKITKSLPGINHPAILLQGAVFRSDNPTTSVSLIGCGENFHPDLKDLPDGAILPANTASKIRAKEGDSLEISAEKGAAIPRSSLLGKRDKSSSIATFKVKVVAILPPDHPLEYFSLTANSSLPINLFMNLPELQAQIGQSGKINTILSHAQPLAPLQSAFQQQISPADWSLKVRPAKKLGNYFSVESGQQILNDQMVSAIQKAAQKLRWESSPTLTYLANSIEHQNKAIPYSIVAAISPNSKGTLKVDENLSLKKNEIALVNWPDSPLKVRVGDQITLRFFEPEIETKLQETSATFTLTQLIPLQGLSADPDLVPEFPGITEVEDIRNWKPPFDYDNTRIKTADERYWKQYRTTPKAYISMDTAQEIWGSKFGKITSVRVATGAGINPEQQNQLETAILAELDIKAGGFVFDPVEERLLAGTGGSTDFGMLFLGFSFFLIVAALMLVVLLTKLNVERRSAEIGLMRAIGYTSSQIRTIFVREGMLISIIGALLGVVGGIVLCQTMLTMLSTLWPSAAAKSILQLSPTLPSGVIGFVSSLAVSMLVIIVSFRRKSIENPIQLLKHSNESEIKLGSRRRFYPILAGCCLLVTAILMSFAPSLPPGEPQAGAFFGSGSLVLTALLLLFWYLLNSYRTAMKSTSGYALRNVFRQPTRSLLTTGILSAAIFLLIAVESFRRSPEDDFANKEGGSGGFAFLMELETPIYGAMSERSDDILDAFARKWQDEGLSGAVRLEKEDALASQLQNLKTIGLPVSSGDDASCLNMQQVTRPRVIGVTNELIERGGFQFSANLPLSENTKNPWTLLQLPAELPNVFVEENTAKWMLKKSLGDELELLDENGFTFKVIIAGLLKDSVFQSEILLSQQQFVKYFPHQDGKKLWLIEQPETNQNQIPVADIFSVGLADYGARITPSAEKLSAFLQVQNTYLTTFQLLGAFGLILGATGLAIVLLRNLWDRRHELAMLRSLGFASRQIRQMVFQENAWLVGIGVLLGVVAGFSAVFPHLSANNPFPWQRLLITICGAVSLGLFTLYLSMIWSLRTNIVEELKKH from the coding sequence ATGAACCAGACACGCTTTGTCCTGAACAATCTTCGGTATCACTGGCAACTAAGCCTGGCACTGTGCCTCGGCACTTTTGTTTGTGCTGCCGTCATTTCAGGCTCGTTATTTGTGGGCGATTCATTAAAAACAAGCCTGAAAAATCGCGTATATCAACAATTAAACAATACCCAATACTCCTGGATGGGTGGTCGTTTTATCAACGAAAAGATCACCAAATCACTTCCAGGCATCAACCACCCGGCAATTTTGTTGCAGGGTGCGGTCTTCCGCTCAGATAACCCAACAACTTCCGTGTCTCTCATTGGCTGTGGGGAAAATTTTCACCCAGATCTGAAAGATCTTCCCGATGGCGCAATTCTACCAGCAAATACTGCTAGCAAAATTCGCGCCAAAGAAGGCGACAGCTTAGAAATTTCAGCAGAAAAAGGTGCGGCCATCCCACGCTCCTCGTTACTTGGCAAGCGGGATAAATCGTCCAGCATTGCCACGTTCAAGGTGAAAGTGGTTGCGATTTTGCCACCAGATCACCCGCTGGAATACTTTTCCTTAACTGCCAACAGTTCGCTACCCATTAATTTGTTCATGAATTTGCCGGAATTGCAAGCACAAATAGGACAATCGGGAAAAATCAACACAATCCTTTCCCATGCCCAACCGTTAGCACCCCTACAATCCGCATTTCAACAGCAGATTTCGCCGGCAGATTGGTCACTTAAAGTCCGGCCAGCAAAGAAGTTAGGAAATTACTTTTCTGTTGAAAGTGGGCAACAGATCCTGAACGATCAGATGGTATCTGCGATCCAGAAAGCCGCACAGAAACTCCGCTGGGAATCGTCCCCCACCCTGACCTATCTAGCAAATTCAATTGAACATCAGAATAAAGCGATTCCTTATTCCATCGTGGCTGCAATTTCACCCAACTCCAAAGGTACGCTTAAAGTTGATGAGAATCTCTCATTAAAGAAAAATGAAATTGCTTTGGTGAATTGGCCAGATTCCCCACTGAAAGTGCGTGTGGGCGATCAGATTACACTGCGATTTTTTGAACCTGAAATTGAAACAAAATTGCAGGAAACAAGTGCCACATTCACCTTAACGCAACTGATTCCTCTACAAGGACTTAGCGCTGATCCTGATCTGGTACCTGAGTTCCCTGGGATCACCGAAGTCGAAGACATTCGGAATTGGAAACCACCGTTCGATTATGATAATACCCGGATCAAGACAGCAGATGAACGGTACTGGAAGCAATACCGCACCACACCAAAAGCGTACATTTCGATGGATACAGCCCAGGAAATTTGGGGCAGCAAATTTGGCAAAATCACATCGGTGCGGGTTGCAACAGGTGCTGGTATTAACCCAGAGCAGCAAAATCAACTGGAAACTGCCATTTTGGCAGAACTAGACATCAAAGCAGGTGGGTTTGTATTCGATCCGGTAGAAGAACGACTGCTTGCAGGTACTGGTGGCAGCACCGATTTCGGTATGTTGTTCCTTGGCTTTAGTTTTTTCCTGATTGTAGCCGCACTGATGCTGGTCGTACTACTTACCAAGTTGAATGTCGAACGCCGAAGTGCTGAAATTGGTCTGATGCGGGCGATTGGCTACACTTCGAGCCAGATTCGGACGATTTTTGTGCGTGAAGGCATGCTCATCAGCATTATTGGTGCGTTGTTGGGGGTAGTGGGTGGTATTGTGCTGTGTCAGACCATGTTGACGATGCTTTCCACTCTCTGGCCCAGCGCAGCAGCCAAGTCAATACTCCAACTGTCTCCCACTCTACCCAGTGGAGTCATTGGCTTTGTTAGCTCGCTGGCTGTGAGCATGCTTGTAATCATCGTTAGCTTTCGCAGAAAAAGCATCGAAAACCCGATCCAATTGCTCAAACATTCAAACGAATCTGAAATAAAACTAGGCTCGCGACGCAGATTTTATCCCATTCTTGCAGGGTGTTGTCTGTTGGTAACTGCCATTTTAATGAGTTTTGCACCCAGCCTCCCACCGGGAGAACCGCAGGCCGGTGCCTTTTTTGGCAGTGGATCACTGGTTCTGACAGCGTTATTGCTACTATTTTGGTATTTGCTGAATTCGTACAGAACTGCGATGAAATCCACTTCGGGTTACGCATTGCGGAATGTTTTTCGCCAACCCACGCGAAGTTTACTGACTACAGGAATCCTGTCTGCAGCCATTTTCTTGCTAATTGCAGTAGAATCGTTCCGACGCAGTCCAGAAGACGATTTTGCCAACAAAGAAGGCGGCAGTGGGGGATTTGCGTTTTTGATGGAACTCGAAACCCCCATCTACGGGGCGATGTCGGAACGCAGCGATGATATACTGGATGCATTTGCACGAAAATGGCAGGACGAAGGGCTGAGCGGTGCTGTTCGATTGGAAAAGGAAGACGCACTAGCGAGCCAGTTACAAAACTTGAAAACTATCGGTTTACCTGTCAGTTCTGGCGACGACGCAAGTTGTTTAAATATGCAGCAAGTGACCCGCCCAAGAGTTATTGGTGTCACCAATGAACTGATCGAACGTGGTGGCTTTCAATTTTCTGCAAATTTACCGTTATCAGAGAACACGAAGAATCCATGGACACTTCTACAACTACCCGCTGAGTTGCCGAATGTCTTTGTGGAAGAGAACACTGCCAAGTGGATGTTGAAAAAATCTTTGGGAGATGAACTTGAGTTGCTTGATGAAAATGGGTTTACTTTCAAAGTAATCATTGCTGGATTGCTCAAAGACAGTGTATTTCAGAGCGAAATATTGTTGAGTCAACAACAATTTGTCAAATACTTCCCCCATCAGGATGGGAAGAAGCTTTGGTTAATTGAACAACCTGAGACAAATCAGAACCAGATTCCCGTAGCAGATATTTTTTCGGTAGGATTGGCGGATTATGGTGCCAGGATCACACCTAGTGCAGAAAAACTAAGTGCTTTCCTGCAAGTGCAGAATACATACCTCACGACATTTCAATTACTGGGAGCATTTGGCTTGATATTGGGAGCTACTGGATTAGCCATTGTTCTGTTACGCAACCTGTGGGATCGGCGGCACGAACTGGCAATGTTGCGTTCCCTTGGTTTTGCCAGCAGGCAGATACGCCAAATGGTGTTTCAAGAAAATGCCTGGCTGGTTGGTATTGGTGTTCTTCTGGGTGTGGTTGCCGGTTTCAGTGCAGTATTTCCCCACCTTTCTGCAAATAATCCATTCCCTTGGCAGAGATTATTGATTACGATATGCGGTGCGGTATCCCTTGGTTTGTTCACACTGTATCTTTCGATGATCTGGTCGTTACGTACCAACATCGTTGAAGAACTCAAAAAGCATTGA